AAAGTTAAAGATTTTGCCGCATTTTGGCGCTTTAGGCGAAAGACGCCCAAGGGTAAAGGTCAGTTCCGTGATGAAGAGGATTGAAAGGAGCGAGCACGGGATCAGGTTGGCTCGAAAGGATCAAAGATTTGTGCAGGTGCTCTAGGCGGTGCCCGGGCAGGTAGACCGAGATGATCAAGAATTTTAGTGATTGCGGCTTTCTCCACGATGGCGGCGATGATTTTCATATCCCCGCCACAGTGCGGACAGTGTTCGATGTCGATATCAAACACCCGCTTTAACAGGCGCGCCCAACTAATACGCACGGAAACCGGGGGATATTGTGCATCGTCATTCGCATCGGATGGGCTATTTTTGCCTTTCTTCTCGCCTGGAATAATCTTTGGGCGCAACTTGGCATTGGGTGCGAGCACGCCATGAAAGCGGATAAGGTTCAGTCTTGGCCGAGGAACCAATGCGGCCAGCCGTTGCATGAATTCCAGTGGCGACATGACAATATGCGTCGTGCCATCCCGATAAGGCGTTTTTAGCGTCAGCACCGCCTGCCCAGTACCATTGAGTGTTAGCCGTTCATTAGCAATCGCCGGTCGCGTGATGTAACGGCACAGATGTTCCAATTTCTTACGCTGATTC
The sequence above is a segment of the Fimbriimonadaceae bacterium genome. Coding sequences within it:
- a CDS encoding transposase, coding for CLVLDGVYRVQNGAAEFHSARSPTTEQLQRLLSQIIQRIMKALTRNGALIEEEGMSYLAEMETDAALSPLQSAACTYRIALGRRAGQKVLTLKTAPTQNVQPQPDKKYCVNAHGFSLHTGVRCAMNQRKKLEHLCRYITRPAIANERLTLNGTGQAVLTLKTPYRDGTTHIVMSPLEFMQRLAALVPRPRLNLIRFHGVLAPNAKLRPKIIPGEKKGKNSPSDANDDAQYPPVSVRISWARLLKRVFDIDIEHCPHCGGDMKIIAAIVEKAAITKILDHLGLPARAPPRAPAQIFDPFEPT